Below is a window of Arabidopsis thaliana chromosome 2, partial sequence DNA.
GTAACTACCAACCTTACACGATTGTCATGGCTAATTGCCATCTGTCAAACCTTGGTCCATGTAGCTTGTTGAAGCTCAAATCACTGGAAAGTGGAAACTAGACACGAGTTACTTACATCATCAAAGACCCATTTTACAAGCTAAAGCAGATATCAAGACAACAATTTCCATCGGTTGAACAACAAACTCTAAGCAAAAGCCACTATATCCAGaagttagaaaattttaaagtgTGTTTTTGACTTACAATTTTAAAGCCACTATAATCAGGTAACCATTATAAAGTGTAACCCGTCTTCCTTCTGCCGTAATCTCACTGCACAACAATGCTTAAATTAGTAACACACTCTAGTTCATacatcaaacaagaaaaagatgaatctTTTAAGTGTGCCGGATATCAATTTCCTATAAAACACACACCTAGGAGAAAATACGTGCATCAAGCTagaaaaacttgaagaaacaCTAGTTAAATCTGCGATAGACAATGAATACTAACTTGAATAAACACTAATTAAATCTTCTTCCAAGAGATGTACGTGACATGAACATATATGACAAATCCAGTGAGATTCAACACAAATTAACACAAATCCATCATCAATTAACACATCTACTCAAACCCATCATCAATTAACACAAACCTAGAACCTCAAAGGGCTAGGCTAGAAGAACTTACAATCGACGTGACCACCGCCTTCGAGAAGGATGAATCCGGCCCAACCATTGCTCTTGCGCAACCACTGCTCATACAACATATCGACTGCTTAAATTCAACCCGCAATCGTCGGAGCAAACGACCGGCTCCGTCGCCATCACCAGCGTTTTCATTGTCGTTTGGTTTCGAGAGAGTTTCGcgaaaaatagaaattgacAAAGTATTTTCCTTCaggcgttttttttttttcagttttgtcaaacaaaacatCCAAAACGTGACACGTACacgtctctcttctctttcaaagTTTCTCTCAAGAGAGACAGCTCTCTCTGTAAAAACGATTTCTGATTTAATTTTTCACAATTTTATTCTGAGAACCCACTGAGAGAACTCTAATATCAAGccattggagatgctctaaggtgaagaatcagagattagaagagagaaaaagaaagaagaagaagacaaagataaCCCATCGGGTCCAAATGTACTCCGGGTCAAATAACCCATCGGGTCCAAATGTTAAACCGGAAGTTTATCAAACCGAATCTGAACCAAAATTGATaatacaaacacacacactctcCTCAAGTCTCTCTCACAAAGAAAAGACTCAAACCCATTTTCCTAAAACCCTCGTCGTCCATACAAAGCCATGGCGAGGTTTCCGACTTCTCCGGCGCCTAACCTCCTCTTGAGACTCTTCTCGTCGAACAAACGGGCGTCATCTCCTACTGCCGCGCTTTTAACCGGAGATTTTCATCTGATTCGTCATTTCTCCGCCGGAACCGCTGCTCGTGCGGTCAAGGATGAGAAGGAGCCATGGTGGAAAGAATCCATGGACAAGCTTCGCAACATCGGGATCTCAGCTCATATAGACTCTGGAAAGACTACGTTGACTGAGCGTGTTCTGTTCTATACCGGTCGGATCCATGAGATCCATGAAGTCAGAGGTAGAGATGGCGTCGGCGCTAAAATGGACTCTATGGACTTGGAGCGAGAGAAAGGTATCACTATCCAGTCAGCCGCTACTTACTGTACTTGGAAGGATTACAAGGTGAggagatagaaaaaaagatcttCCTTGTGGATTCTGTGATTCTAATTTCTTCTCAGATTCGTCAAAATTGGCCTTGGTTGTTTAATTGTGTAGTAATCCTATTGCATTGAGCtttgaaatttgttgttaTGATTGTTGTCAGGTTAATATAATTGATACTCCTGGTCACGTTGACTTCACCATTGAAGTGGAGAGGGCTTTACGTGTACTAGACGGTGCGATTCTAGTCCTATGCAGTGTGGGTGGTGTACAGAGTCAGTCTATTACGGTAGATAGGCAAATGAGGAGATATGAAGTCCCGAGAGTTGCGTTTATTAACAAGCTTGATAGAATGGGAGCAGATCCATGGAAAGTCTTGAACCAAGTGTGTAAAACTATGATCAttctatttttagttattgaaTGAGTTTGATCAAGTTTAGCTTTACTGGttataacttcttcttttttttacttcactAGGCAAGAGCTAAGCTTCGACATCATAGTGCAGCTGTGCAAGTGCCCATTGGTCTAGAAGAAAATTTCCAGGGTCTTATAGACCTTATTCATGTGAAAGCTTATTTCTTTCATGGATCAAGCGGGTTTGTGTTacaatacttttttttagaatttgcTTATATTGTAATGGGGCATCTGTATGTGTTGtgacatttttattttctataaattgcAGTGAGAATGTTGTGGCTGGTGATATTCCTGCTGATATGGAGGGTTTGGTTGGGGATAAGAGGAGAGAATTGATAGAGACAGTCTCTGAAGTTGATGATGTACTCGCCGAGAAATTTCTGAATGATGAACCTGTATCTGCTGCTGAGCTTgaggtttgttctttttcattttggtttgaaaGCAAATTCTTTGCGTGAAATAGATCAAATGGTTCCTGGAAAATAGATAGATATTGTTGGCAACTTATGATGTTTAGTTAGTTGATTTCACTCAACAGATATCAATCCCAAGGGACTAATGAACATGTGGATTCTAGCTTGCCTTAGGTATTGTCTTAAATTCGTAGTGTTATCTTTCATTCCTAGCGTCCAAGAATTGCCGTGTTTGTATATTATTACTCTTTTACTTGCATTTTGTTACTGTAACTTTTGTGGTCTGCTGTATATATGTGCAGGAAGCTATTCGTAGAGCTACCATAGCACAAAAGTTTGTTCCTGTATTTATGGGTAGTGCATTCAAAAACAAGGTAATTGATTTTTGGAATCCAAAGATGATATATGCGCAAGTTTGGATGATATATTCACTTACGTTTCTCCTTGCCCTCTTGTGTCtgtattaaaaagttttcatcATCTGCCGTgctcccttttttttttaatctgcAGGGAGTACAACCTCTACTAGATGGTGTTGTCAGTTTTCTCCCTTCTCCAAATGAAGTCAATAACTATGCTCTTGACCAGAATAATAATGAAGAGAGGGTACTCaacttgtaattttgttttactggAGAAAATGTACTGGTTCTAAATAATTGAGTTTCAGGTAACCTTGACTGGATCTCCAGATGGACCTCTTGTGGCGCTGGCTTTCAAATTAGAGGAGGGTCGTTTTGGTCAATTGACATATTTGAGGTAAATGTTGAATCTCCCTCTTGATTATATTGCTGTGTTTactaaatattaaaagtattttgtGCCTTTCTGTCATATGACTAAATTGGTGAATGCTGAATCCTAATTCATGTTGTTGGTTGTTATGAAGAGTTTACGAAGGTGTGATTAAGAAAGGTGATTTTATCATAAATGTCAACACTGGGAAGAGAATTAAGGTTAGTTCTTGCATCTTAGTGTTGCTTTGAGTTTTTCAACGCCATGAAGTATTGTGCATAAATTTATACCAAATTACACTGAGTAAGTATAGTTTTCTACTTGTCCCTCATCTGTCATGAATACTTTTTTCATAGAAGCAAAATGTCTGAAAGTCAGACCACTTtgtcatatattttatctCAACCCTTGCAAGTAGTGCATGTGATGTTTGATTTTGCCTAAAGGTTATTCAATGTTTCTTGGTGTAGGTTCCACGCTTGGTCCGTATGCATTCGAATGATATGGAGGTTAGttgaagtttatttttctccttAAGATTCCATTATGGTAGCTCCGTGGTGGCAACTATAGTGCCATGTGACTGgattctaaatttttattctattttcaGGATATTCAAGAGGCACACGCTGGACAAATTGTAGCTGTGTTTGGTATTGAGTGTGCATCAGGTACAGTAAAATATTCTTCCGTACTTGTTCGAACTTAACATAATTTGCTTCTCTGGGGATGAAATTCTGAtattgtgtttgttgttgggTCAATTTTCCTAAATCAGGTGATACATTTACGGATGGATCAGTCAAGTACACAATGACATCGATGAACGTTCCTGAACCTGTTATGTCCTTAGCTGTTCAACCAGTTTCAAAAGATTCTGGAGGACAGGTAACTTCTGTGAACTTTGAAGCTAAAACAGCAACATATTTTTCCTTCAATTCTGGTTTTAAACATTTGCAACtgaaatctattttttggTGTTAGTTCTCGAAAGCATTGAATCGATTCCAGAAAGAGGATCCTACTTTCCGTGTGGGTTTGGATCCCGAGAGTGGCCAGGTATCATCTAAAAACTCTTTTGCTTCTCAGCACCTCTCTCTTAATTCACCCCATAGTATTTAACATTGATGATTCTTCCATTTATCCTTCATGGGACAGACGATTATTTCTGGTATGGGGGAATTGCATTTGGACATCTATGTTGAACGCATGCGAAGAGAATATAAGGTGCCTGCCTGACTTTAAACCTTCCCAATGTTCTCACTCTATTGCTTCTCGACAAAACCCTTATTTCTGcttatttttggaaatatcAAATAGGTTGATGCGACTGTGGGCAAACCCCGTGTCAATTTTAGGGAGACTATTACTCAGCGGGCAGAGTTTGATTATTTACATAAGAAGCAAAGTGGAGGAGCAGGTCAATACGGTAGAGTTACAGGGTGAGTATCAAAAACTTATAGACCCTAAATGATGTGGTATGGATCCCTGCTAAACCATTCCTAACGATGTGTATAATTGTTAGGTACGTGGAACCGCTACCACCAGGCTCTAAAGAGaagtttgaatttgaaaacatgattgTTGGACAAGCAATTCCGTCTGGTTTTATTCCAGCAATTGAGAAAGGTTTCAAAGAAGCTGCAAACTCGTGAGTGATCTTGGTCTCTCAAATTCTTTGTCTTTCTCaatttctacttttttctcttgttttggttGAGGAAATGTTGTTGTAAGTGATAGTGAAACGCCCTATTCCATTGCAGGGGCTCACTAATTGGTCACCCTGTAGAGAATCTTAGAATAGTATTGACAGATGGAGCTTCACACGCGGTAGATTCCAGTGAACTTGCGTTTAAAATGGCTGCAATATACGCATTCAGACTGTGTTATACAGCAGCTAGACCGGTGATTCTAGAACCTGTTATGCTGGTCGAGTTGAAAGTACCAACAGAGTTTCAGGGCACTGTTGCTGGTGACATCAACAAGTAAACTctaaaaactctaaaccctttAACAATACCATTTCTTTCTCCTTGTCCTATTAGTATAATAAGTCAAACTTGTTTCAATTTCAGGAGGAAAGGTATAATCGTTGGAAACGATCAAGAGGGTGATGATTCAGTAATCACTGCTAATGTAAGAACCAATATAGAAAGCAAAGTTTCCTTTATCAACAGTAATTAACAACACGTAATGTGTGTTTATTAACAGGTGCCTTTGAACAACATGTTTGGCTACTCCACTTCTCTCCGGTCCATGACACAAGGAAAAGGAGAATTCACGATGGAATACAAAGAACATTCTGCTGTGTCCAATGAAGTCCAGGCTCAGCTCGTCAATGCTTATAGCGCCAGCAAAGCTACTGAATAAGCAAACCCTTCAATCCAATATATTATGGTTTGTTTTCTCATAATGTtgacataatttatttatacgGTTCACACAACCATCAAAATCACTCAACATAAACTGCCTAATGGGCTATGTCAGAAAATCACTTATGTTTATTGGGCCATTAGGTAGGTCACATTTTTTGGTATCCACCAGTCCCAATCATTTTGATAATGGTAAACCAGCatatatctttcttctttttttccacgCAACAACAGATTCCTACATTAATTCTCTCTATATAGTAAGATAGGGTCAAAAACAAGCCAACCAAAAAATCGTTAGAAACAACAATCATTGACATAGAGTCGTCTTCACGtcaaatagaagaagaagtagcaGTCTCTAACGAACGAGGTcagactttttctttataacttCATCTCAAAGCCACTCCTTTAGTTTTCTTGAAGAGGAGTTGGTGATGACGACACTTCATCTCCTTTATAATTACCATTATACCCTTCGGTTTAGTTGTTACTCTTACTCCTATGTATCTAAATTTTGCTTCTCCTTTTCTTAAACCAACCTTAGGATAgttttcaaagaaagaaatatgcttaaaccaaaacatttttgagAAGACGATGGCTCGATACCGACCACTGAAGTCGTTCCAACCTCTTCAATGGATAGTACTGTAATTTTTGGTAATATTTCAAAAGTTCAACACTCAACAGTCAAcatctatattatttttttctttattcaacAAGTCGAATCCAAATTTGGTGTGTTTTGGTTTAGCTAATCACTTGCGACTAAACTAAACACAATCCACTAATCATTTAATAACGAAACGGTCCAACCCCCATTAAACCAAactatttttcatatttataacAAAGCTTTTCCCTCCACGCAACTTCAATatccaaaataacaaaacatctCTTCACTTCTCATCACACcatgcatcatcatcatcatccatgcAATCGCAAACCCTTCACAaccatcttctccttcttccttctctaTCTCAATCTCCATAACCAACAAATTATCGAAGCTCGAAATCCATCTCAATTTACGACCAACCCATCCCCTGACGTCTCTATACCGGAAATCAAACGTCACCTCCAACAGTACGGTTACCTcccacaaaacaaagaatccGACGACGTTTCGTTCGAACAAGCTCTCGTTCGTTACCAGAAAAATCTCGGTCTACCAATAACCGGTAAACCGGATTCCGACACGTTGTCACAGATTCTATTACCAAGATGTGGGTTCCCTGATGACGTGGAACCCAAAACGGCACCGTTTCACACAGGAAAAAAATACGTGTACTTCCCCGGACGGCCCAGGTGGACAAGAGACGTCCCACTGAAACTCACGTACGCCTTCTCGCAGGAGAACCTAACTCCTTACTTAGCACCAACTGACATACGGCGCGTGTTCCGACGCGCTTTCGGCAAGTGGGCTTCGGTGATCCCAGTATCCTTCATCGAAACAGAGGATTACGTCATCGCCGACATCAAGATCGGATTCTTCAACGGAGATCACGGCGACGGAGAACCGTTCGACGGCGTTTTAGGTGTTTTAGCACACACTTTCTCTCCGGAAAACGGTAGGCTTCATCTAGACAAAGCAGAGACGTGGGCCGTAGATTTCGATGAGGAAAAATCTAGTGTGGCCGTCGATTTGGAATCTGTGGCGGTGCACGAGATCGGTCACGTGCTTGGATTAGGACATAGCTCGGTGAAAGACGCGGCTATGTATCCAACTTTAAAGCCAAGAAGTAAGAAAGTGAATTTGAATATGGACGACGTCGTTGGAGTACAGTCTTTGTACGgaacaaaccctaatttcacgTTAAATAGTTTACTTGCGTCGGAAACTTCGACAAATCTAGCCGATGGTTCGAGGATACGGTCTCAAGGAATGATCTATTCGACTTTGAGTACTGTTATcgctctctgttttcttaattGGTAGTTCGTAGACTtagataattttctttatacaaGAAATCCGAAAACGTATAGAATCATACAGACGCATGAATTTGTTGTTCAAAGTAGTAGTCTAATCCTATGTTTCTGTTTAGAATAATACCATgttcttttttagtttatattagATTGGGCTTCAAGTTATACGGCCCAATAGAATGCTAATGTATTAAACGAAGAACCCAGTTCAGAGCAACACAATTCGTTGGCCTATGCTCTTGGAATTTTCAAGCTCACTTCagttatactttttttttttttttttcttgaaagaaGTAACACAAAAGACACACCAGAGGATTCTTAAGACCGGATATTGTCAGACAAGTTTTAACCGGAAAATGACAAATGaaaatactattttctttttattcagAGTAACTTATTAggattatattttaaagaattgaagaCATCCGACACATTTTCTTTGGATATACATATCTATCCCCAATTGTCGTTGTCGCATTGAAAAGAAAGTAGGCTCCACGGCCCATAATCATATTAACGGTACGGCCTGGTTGAATCgctttccttctcttctctatcatTTTTGGGTTGTTGGTTATATTATAATTCATAATAATTGTTCAGAGGAATAGTTTAAGACCCTATTTAAAGACTACTGCAATTGTCGATCGtttgaaaagataaatttacCAAACTTGTCTTTGGTTACACGTAAGTAATTTATACCGAAGTTTGAGGCTTATTCGGCTTTATGTAATTGTAGTGTTTGATGTCTTCTAACAAAATATCTACAAATTAAATAGCAGTTTGGTTGTATGGATAGATTTTACACTACTTTTTATAGTTCTTatgtatgtaaaaaaaaaaaatattcaagttCATCTGTTCATGGTTGATTTTTATTGGCTGAGACAATATCTATGTAGATCACTTTTTCTTCTGTCTAATTTCTCATATTGaagtaagaaaaatgaagttcATCGTCTTTAGCTTCATTGGTTCCCAGCATTTGGGGTGCAGGATCTTGTTCATTTGAACAAATTATTGCTTAACgactatattttgtatttttcacaAAGACACATCTCTTATACGTTAACGTTATCTTATTTTATAGTATGTAcgctaattttgttttcgtctCTATTTATCCATTTAAGTCGGCATTCATCAATATGTATCGCTATAACTGGAACCAATAAGGTACGTAAGAGTGAAGACTTAGAATGAAAACTCCATACATAGAACAAAACCATTAAACCAATTGACATTAGCATTATTGAGTTTTCCTTGAAAAAAtgagtaattaattagatgAATGTAAATAATTTCGAGTaaacatttgaaaattataaatattaaagaagGAGACAAGAGGGATAAAGGAAGAGCATATGGTCTATCATCTTTGCATGTTATTCGTCAGAAGAGCTTAttatctaaaccaaaaaaacgtctcctttttattatctttctaTGGAGtataactttattttcttctaaaaattgacttggaaaaaaaaatatcgaGTGTTGTTGAGAAAAActcatataataatattcgGTGTCATTATGGGCACATGAGGCCGCACGTGTTCTTGCTGTTTACTTTGGGATCACCGTCCTCTGTCACGTCACGtgattcaagaaacaaaaaatcaaaagaataaaccaaaaaaaaaagtttaagcATATAGTATTATCAAtaatgacatatatattaatatgaatatatgcCAGTAACGAGCGTTCTTAGTGGTCACTGGTCACTTGCACACTACTAGAGTCACGAGACTACAACATTTGGGAGTATCAAATCCATAagtcaatttttaaaaactatacaattttcttttgtcaaataaGACCAAAACAAGAGACTGTGATTGAAAGAGAGAGGCTAAAGAGAAGTTAGTGCCACCGTACGTCAATGTACTTTccttctattattattttctctcttttgatatttttttggaggGAATGATCATATATTATTGCAGCAAATAgctaaattttggtttggtaaatTATGGtataaatagtaaatttgAGTACATGGAATTTAGAAAGTGAACCTTCTGAGCCAAGAAGAAGGTGACAGCTGGAAAAGACACTGTCGGTAGtaagtgaaaaataaatataaaaaacaaatatctctCATATGGGTACCTCTCGTTCCGTGCCATCGTGTTTAATTAATGTTGAATGTGCAGTGGGGTTGGGTCCTTGTGGGGAGTCACTTTGTTTagtaacaaactaaaaaaatacattagtATATGATTTCACATaactcaaatattttgttataaattaaattgttttttctcaaTGTGATCAAAACCCTAGCAAGCGTCACACGACACGGCCcgtttctttctcattttctttaattaaactCAATAGTATTTCGTTAAGTTTTGTGTAGATTCTTAAAATAACGGGAATAGATTACGTTTTTTCGTGCAAATCAATAGTAAttaatttctcatttttagGGAACTTGCACGGTGTTGCACAACATATTCAGttcaaacatataaaaattcatatacatGTAGGTTTATATTACTTGCATATCATATGAGGTTCATTTCCTGAAATATTCAATTGGTTTTATATTTGGTATTACTCTTTTgttattaacttatttttaatGCATCCTctaatattcttcttctttacaaTTTTATGGCCCCCACATGGAGCCACGTGGCTATATTAACTTTTCCTTTTTACAttcgtttattttattttcgtataagatgaaaacaatttatctTTAGAACTTGTGTGGATATGTCAATAACTAAAATTGTCGGTACTTACCATGAAGCATGTGTTATGCCTAtgtatatttggaaaaaaaaagggagagGGTAGTGAAATTAGCTTAACTAATAGTTTATCCGCCGAACAACTCTTGTACtcgtcaaaaaaaaaacaaaaaaaaaatcagacaaATCGGCCCTCTTCCATTATTCGTCTGCACTCTGCAGCATATACGTGTATTATTTCGCTAATTAACCTTATTTTGCTATAACTTTAGTTTATTTTGCAGCTTAGTTATAACTAACTATATGTATAGTATACGCATTAACTGGAGGCGATGGAGCAATGCAAATTGTACGTCAATTGTAGTTTGTGtacatatatagaaatgaTATTGTAGCAAACGCTGTGGTAGCCACTAGCCAACGAACAAAGTTTCATATACGGACATGCGTAtgattatttgaaagaaaaagagcacAGGGAAATAGATAGATAGACCCactaaataagtaaataatatgtacataatatatagtacAGAAGCAATGAAAGAGacgtatatatatgttgactgaatatctttttgtaattataagaaaaaacaaaatatgtaagTTTTAAACGATCGATCATGGATATAACTCTATTTGctggttggaaaaaaaattgctttCCATATCATAATTTTCTAGCTCAATGCGATAACACAAGATTCTATATGTTAAAACAAGTTAAATAAATTGACAACAAATATGATTGTTTAGATGAATTCCCTATTACTGAATAGAGTTACTCATACATTAAAACGTGTGTTTCctagttaaattttattttgaagaaatcagGAGAATGAAGGTGAAACATACAATATTAGCTAatcaattatcatttttttttttttttcaaaatcaactCATGGTGAACTAGCAGTTGAAAGTTAGTCATATGACATGTAAAACTCGAGTTTTCTTGTTCGATTATTTTCACTTCGATTAGTTGGCCATATAACATTGCTATATACtataaacacataaaaaaaatatcaaaaacactCTATTCCTCCACAAAACTCACATAGTTTTGTAACTCTTATAGTGAATTAATTTGTGTAGTTCTTAATAacaatttgtataaatataagtGAGTTTACACTAACTCTATTCATCCGTGTAGTATAAGTTTTTGAACATTTCAATAGCTCAGTAGGTGCAAAGTtttaactctcttcttcttatagaTAAAAGTGgatgataaattaaaaaataaataaagaagagagaagtgaaTAAGGTCGAGTCGGTCACTCACGGTGCATGGTCACTCTCTCTGCACGTTCTCTtgccctctctctctctcgttatCTCCCCTATTAAAGACTCTAACCAGTCACACAGagagtgagaaagagagagagacagagtcAGAGTCTTCGTCTGCAAGAGAGAACAATACCACTCAATCATAATCTATAACAATGGACGTCTATGGCTTATCTTCACCAGACTTACTTCGAATCGACGACCTTCTTGATTTCTCCAACGAAGACATCTTCTCCGCTTCTTCTTCCGGTGGTTCCACCGCCGctacttcctcttcttctttccctcctcctcaaaaccctagtttccaccaccaccatctccCTTCCTCCGCCGATCATCACTCCTTCCTCCACGACATTTGCGTTCCCGTAtaatctctctccctctctctttctccaatcAAAGTTTCGACTTTGAAATAAagattgtgttttgatttttgttgtattttttgtgTGCAGAGTGATGACGCAGCTCATCTTGA
It encodes the following:
- a CDS encoding Translation elongation factor EFG/EF2 protein (Translation elongation factor EFG/EF2 protein; FUNCTIONS IN: translation factor activity, nucleic acid binding, GTP binding, translation elongation factor activity, GTPase activity; INVOLVED IN: response to cadmium ion; LOCATED IN: mitochondrion; EXPRESSED IN: cultured cell; CONTAINS InterPro DOMAIN/s: Protein synthesis factor, GTP-binding (InterPro:IPR000795), Translation elongation factor EFG/EF2, domain IV (InterPro:IPR005517), Small GTP-binding protein (InterPro:IPR005225), Translation elongation factor EFG/EF2, C-terminal (InterPro:IPR000640), Translation elongation factor EFTu/EF1A, domain 2 (InterPro:IPR004161), Translation elongation factor EFG/EF2 (InterPro:IPR004540), Ribosomal protein S5 domain 2-type fold (InterPro:IPR020568), Elongation factor G/III/V (InterPro:IPR009022), Ribosomal protein S5 domain 2-type fold, subgroup (InterPro:IPR014721), Translation elongation/initiation factor/Ribosomal, beta-barrel (InterPro:IPR009000); BEST Arabidopsis thaliana protein match is: Translation elongation factor EFG/EF2 protein (TAIR:AT1G45332.1); Has 86156 Blast hits to 73724 proteins in 9924 species: Archae - 905; Bacteria - 48991; Metazoa - 8060; Fungi - 6843; Plants - 1619; Viruses - 3; Other Eukaryotes - 19735 (source: NCBI BLink).) translates to MARFPTSPAPNLLLRLFSSNKRASSPTAALLTGDFHLIRHFSAGTAARAVKDEKEPWWKESMDKLRNIGISAHIDSGKTTLTERVLFYTGRIHEIHEVRGRDGVGAKMDSMDLEREKGITIQSAATYCTWKDYKVNIIDTPGHVDFTIEVERALRVLDGAILVLCSVGGVQSQSITVDRQMRRYEVPRVAFINKLDRMGADPWKVLNQARAKLRHHSAAVQVPIGLEENFQGLIDLIHVKAYFFHGSSGENVVAGDIPADMEGLVGDKRRELIETVSEVDDVLAEKFLNDEPVSAAELEEAIRRATIAQKFVPVFMGSAFKNKGVQPLLDGVVSFLPSPNEVNNYALDQNNNEERVTLTGSPDGPLVALAFKLEEGRFGQLTYLRVYEGVIKKGDFIINVNTGKRIKVPRLVRMHSNDMEDIQEAHAGQIVAVFGIECASGDTFTDGSVKYTMTSMNVPEPVMSLAVQPVSKDSGGQFSKALNRFQKEDPTFRVGLDPESGQTIISGMGELHLDIYVERMRREYKVDATVGKPRVNFRETITQRAEFDYLHKKQSGGAGQYGRVTGYVEPLPPGSKEKFEFENMIVGQAIPSGFIPAIEKGFKEAANSGSLIGHPVENLRIVLTDGASHAVDSSELAFKMAAIYAFRLCYTAARPVILEPVMLVELKVPTEFQGTVAGDINKRKGIIVGNDQEGDDSVITANVPLNNMFGYSTSLRSMTQGKGEFTMEYKEHSAVSNEVQAQLVNAYSASKATE
- a CDS encoding Matrixin family protein (Matrixin family protein; FUNCTIONS IN: metallopeptidase activity, metalloendopeptidase activity, zinc ion binding; INVOLVED IN: proteolysis, metabolic process; LOCATED IN: anchored to membrane; EXPRESSED IN: 9 plant structures; EXPRESSED DURING: 4 anthesis, petal differentiation and expansion stage; CONTAINS InterPro DOMAIN/s: Peptidase M10, metallopeptidase (InterPro:IPR001818), Peptidoglycan binding-like (InterPro:IPR002477), Peptidase M10A, matrix metallopeptidase (InterPro:IPR021190), Peptidase, metallopeptidase (InterPro:IPR006026); BEST Arabidopsis thaliana protein match is: Matrixin family protein (TAIR:AT4G16640.1); Has 2623 Blast hits to 2423 proteins in 190 species: Archae - 2; Bacteria - 81; Metazoa - 2217; Fungi - 5; Plants - 182; Viruses - 44; Other Eukaryotes - 92 (source: NCBI BLink).); translation: MHHHHHPCNRKPFTTIFSFFLLYLNLHNQQIIEARNPSQFTTNPSPDVSIPEIKRHLQQYGYLPQNKESDDVSFEQALVRYQKNLGLPITGKPDSDTLSQILLPRCGFPDDVEPKTAPFHTGKKYVYFPGRPRWTRDVPLKLTYAFSQENLTPYLAPTDIRRVFRRAFGKWASVIPVSFIETEDYVIADIKIGFFNGDHGDGEPFDGVLGVLAHTFSPENGRLHLDKAETWAVDFDEEKSSVAVDLESVAVHEIGHVLGLGHSSVKDAAMYPTLKPRSKKVNLNMDDVVGVQSLYGTNPNFTLNSLLASETSTNLADGSRIRSQGMIYSTLSTVIALCFLNW